One genomic window of Bacillales bacterium includes the following:
- a CDS encoding HIT family protein — protein sequence MKRKGETDTMAHDPTCIFCKIVDGQLPSSKVYEDEHVYAFLDLGQVTKGHTLVIPKVHEKNVYELSDDVAAKLFSAVPKIARAIKKQFAPIGMNLLNNNEEPAMQTVFHYHIHLIPRYGESDGFGIRWNTNETDGDTMKTIADTIAAGIE from the coding sequence ATGAAAAGAAAGGGTGAAACGGATACGATGGCGCATGATCCAACCTGCATTTTTTGCAAAATCGTCGATGGTCAACTGCCTTCGTCAAAGGTGTATGAGGATGAGCATGTGTACGCCTTTCTTGATCTTGGACAAGTGACGAAAGGACATACACTCGTCATTCCGAAAGTGCACGAGAAAAATGTTTACGAGCTCAGCGACGACGTCGCGGCAAAGTTGTTTTCCGCCGTGCCGAAGATCGCACGGGCGATCAAAAAGCAATTTGCCCCGATTGGCATGAACTTGTTGAACAACAATGAAGAACCGGCGATGCAAACGGTCTTCCATTACCACATCCATCTCATCCCGCGTTATGGGGAAAGCGACGGATTCGGGATTCGCTGGAACACGAACGAAACGGACGGCGACACGATGAAAACGATTGCCGATACGATTGCAGCCGGAATCGAATAA
- a CDS encoding class I SAM-dependent methyltransferase codes for MDEKQNVQKQFGRNADAYVTSTIHAKGKDLQQLLALAELTGNENALDAATGTGHTANAFAPYVSRMTAFDLTPEMLAAAKKFINGNGHANVSFVQGDAEHMPFADDEFDIVTCRIAPHHFPNVERFLSEVSRVLKKNGQFLLDDNTAPEDDEIDQFYNTIEKKRDGSHHRAWKKSEWIGMLERHGFEIDEARRYTKTFAFDDWCGRMQLPGAEKEALNDFILHAPENIRKKLRVKIKESQVVSFLAESWLVKAIRRF; via the coding sequence ATGGACGAGAAACAAAATGTTCAAAAGCAGTTCGGACGCAATGCGGACGCTTATGTAACGAGTACGATTCATGCAAAAGGCAAGGATTTGCAACAGTTGTTGGCGCTGGCGGAACTGACAGGCAACGAAAACGCATTGGATGCAGCCACCGGTACGGGACATACAGCTAATGCTTTCGCCCCTTACGTATCGCGGATGACAGCATTTGACCTGACTCCGGAAATGTTGGCGGCCGCCAAAAAATTCATTAACGGCAACGGACATGCCAACGTCTCTTTCGTCCAGGGTGATGCCGAACATATGCCGTTTGCGGACGACGAATTTGACATTGTGACGTGCCGAATCGCCCCCCATCACTTCCCGAACGTGGAAAGATTTCTTAGCGAGGTTTCCCGCGTATTGAAAAAGAACGGGCAATTCCTGCTCGACGACAATACGGCACCCGAAGATGACGAAATCGATCAGTTTTACAATACCATCGAAAAGAAAAGAGACGGCAGCCATCATCGCGCTTGGAAAAAAAGCGAGTGGATCGGCATGTTGGAGAGGCACGGGTTTGAAATCGACGAAGCCCGTCGATACACAAAAACATTCGCGTTTGACGATTGGTGCGGCCGTATGCAATTGCCAGGAGCCGAAAAAGAGGCCTTGAACGACTTTATCTTGCACGCCCCCGAGAACATAAGGAAAAAGCTGCGCGTAAAAATAAAAGAATCGCAAGTGGTGTCTTTCTTGGCGGAATCATGGCTGGTCAAAGCGATTCGACGGTTTTAA
- a CDS encoding tryptophan transporter yields the protein MKSFPLVLAGLLLAVGAVLNLVMPDFFFGMSPDMLLTFMFLAILLFPSGKNVLVFGIATGILAAVTTTFPAGQLPNLFERPITAFCFFGLFLLFGRSQSVLSAGILTALGTFVSGAIFLSLALAIAGLPGTATFSSLFLIVVVPTAAINTILMVIIHPIARSFKNRSKYSTAP from the coding sequence ATGAAAAGTTTTCCTTTAGTATTAGCTGGATTGTTGCTTGCCGTCGGTGCCGTACTCAATCTCGTCATGCCGGACTTCTTTTTCGGCATGTCGCCCGACATGCTGCTGACCTTCATGTTCCTGGCCATCTTGTTGTTTCCGAGCGGAAAGAACGTACTCGTTTTCGGTATCGCCACCGGAATCTTGGCGGCCGTGACGACTACGTTTCCCGCAGGTCAACTGCCGAATTTGTTTGAACGGCCGATCACCGCATTTTGCTTTTTCGGCTTATTTTTATTATTCGGAAGAAGCCAGTCGGTCCTAAGCGCGGGTATATTGACCGCCCTAGGTACATTTGTCAGCGGCGCGATTTTCCTGTCACTCGCACTCGCGATTGCGGGACTTCCGGGGACTGCCACGTTCTCTTCGTTGTTTCTGATTGTCGTCGTACCGACTGCGGCCATCAATACGATCTTGATGGTGATCATCCATCCGATCGCGCGATCGTTCAAGAACCGAAGCAAATACAGCACGGCCCCATAA
- a CDS encoding YtxH domain-containing protein: MIKTRSFLSGFLFGGFLAGSAVLLSTPKSGKEIREQTRHGVSQARNTWHELSAETVTLKNDLLTAARNSLPAIKEGTKEIKQSIANWRKDTESDLERLQKRIRELNEQMDQLESTVKKDPSS; encoded by the coding sequence ATGATCAAAACTCGTTCATTTTTGTCTGGGTTTTTGTTCGGCGGTTTTCTCGCCGGATCGGCCGTGCTGCTTTCGACGCCGAAATCGGGAAAAGAGATCCGTGAACAGACGAGACATGGCGTGTCTCAGGCAAGAAACACATGGCATGAATTATCAGCGGAAACAGTCACTTTAAAAAATGATTTGTTGACCGCGGCTCGAAATTCGCTTCCTGCCATAAAAGAGGGGACGAAGGAAATCAAACAGTCGATCGCCAATTGGCGAAAAGACACAGAGTCCGACCTTGAGCGGCTGCAAAAACGGATTCGCGAACTGAATGAACAAATGGATCAACTGGAGTCCACCGTAAAAAAAGATCCTTCTTCCTAA
- a CDS encoding glycine betaine ABC transporter substrate-binding protein — MFKKMSFTGLALLLMLSFALAACGTTRSDSRPNSDSNNNSGSEASSSSKAAHLGQKTITLLGDNYQSATASMYVAKQVLEEVGYNVKIKQVGVGTMFAGLAKGSADASLAVWLPHTHASYWKKYKDDLVKMGVLMNKVPLGLTVPAYMKDINSIEDLANNKNNIGDKLNWKITGISAGAGEMKVTINDVLPAYGMDKKWEVITSSGPAMIAALKKAEQNKEPIVVTLWYPHWAFVKWDLKLLKDPKNKYGDPDDIYAVARKGLKEDAPAAYKILSQFHWTKKQDETVMLKLQKGVDPDKAAQEFIEKHPDLKKEWLKGVEMGS; from the coding sequence ATGTTTAAAAAAATGAGTTTTACCGGTTTAGCCCTTCTTCTCATGTTGTCTTTTGCATTGGCGGCATGCGGCACTACAAGGAGCGACAGCAGACCTAACAGTGACAGTAATAATAATAGTGGAAGTGAAGCAAGCAGTTCTTCCAAGGCTGCTCATCTCGGACAGAAAACGATCACTCTGTTAGGGGACAATTATCAATCGGCTACAGCAAGCATGTATGTGGCAAAGCAAGTTCTTGAAGAAGTAGGGTACAATGTTAAAATCAAACAAGTGGGCGTAGGTACGATGTTTGCCGGGCTTGCCAAAGGTTCAGCCGATGCATCCCTTGCTGTTTGGCTGCCGCATACTCACGCCAGCTACTGGAAGAAATATAAAGACGATCTTGTTAAAATGGGCGTTTTAATGAACAAGGTTCCTCTAGGTTTAACGGTTCCTGCTTATATGAAAGACATCAATTCCATTGAAGATCTTGCGAACAACAAGAATAACATCGGGGATAAGTTGAATTGGAAAATTACGGGAATCAGTGCCGGCGCCGGTGAAATGAAAGTGACCATAAACGATGTATTGCCTGCCTATGGCATGGATAAGAAATGGGAAGTTATAACGAGTTCCGGCCCTGCGATGATTGCCGCTTTGAAGAAAGCAGAGCAAAATAAAGAACCGATCGTAGTGACGCTTTGGTATCCACACTGGGCATTTGTGAAATGGGATTTGAAACTGTTGAAAGACCCGAAGAACAAATATGGAGATCCAGATGACATTTACGCGGTTGCGCGGAAAGGTCTCAAGGAGGATGCCCCCGCAGCTTATAAAATTTTAAGCCAATTCCACTGGACAAAGAAACAAGACGAAACCGTTATGTTGAAATTACAAAAAGGTGTCGATCCCGATAAAGCAGCTCAAGAGTTTATCGAAAAACACCCGGATTTGAAAAAAGAATGGCTCAAAGGGGTCGAAATGGGATCCTAA
- a CDS encoding proline/glycine betaine ABC transporter permease: MPNYLFPKLPLGIWVDQLVRFLLDHFQWFFDGVQNVLESMSGWLVTLFLYGTPFLWIIIIALIAWWVANWKVGLFSLIGLGLVNNLGYWPQLSSTLSEVIVSVVIAIIIGIPIGIWMSQKSSVQSVITPILDFMQTMPAFVYLIPAVIFLGLGMAPGIIATVIFAMPPTVRLTNLGIRQVPDDLVEAANAFGSTTSQRLLKVQIPLAIPTLMAGINQSIMLSLSMVVIASLVGAPGLGTIVYQAVTQVDVGKGFEGGLSLVIIAMVLDRISQGIKKKKS; the protein is encoded by the coding sequence ATGCCGAATTATTTATTTCCGAAACTACCTTTAGGGATATGGGTCGACCAGCTTGTTCGTTTCTTATTGGACCATTTTCAATGGTTTTTTGACGGGGTCCAAAATGTTCTTGAATCGATGTCAGGTTGGCTTGTCACATTGTTTTTGTATGGGACACCATTCTTGTGGATCATTATTATTGCATTGATTGCATGGTGGGTAGCCAATTGGAAAGTTGGACTGTTTTCATTGATCGGTCTTGGCTTGGTTAACAACCTTGGCTATTGGCCGCAGCTGTCCAGCACGCTTTCGGAAGTGATCGTATCCGTTGTTATTGCGATCATTATCGGCATTCCCATCGGCATTTGGATGTCGCAAAAGAGTTCTGTCCAATCGGTGATTACTCCTATTCTCGACTTTATGCAGACCATGCCGGCGTTTGTTTATTTAATCCCGGCGGTCATTTTCCTCGGTCTCGGTATGGCACCCGGCATTATTGCAACGGTCATCTTTGCAATGCCGCCTACCGTCAGATTAACCAATCTTGGTATTCGCCAAGTACCCGATGATTTAGTCGAAGCTGCCAATGCGTTTGGTTCAACGACAAGTCAAAGACTGCTGAAAGTACAAATCCCACTTGCGATTCCCACCCTTATGGCAGGGATCAATCAAAGCATCATGCTTTCTCTGTCAATGGTCGTAATTGCCTCACTCGTTGGGGCGCCAGGTCTTGGAACCATTGTCTATCAGGCGGTTACACAAGTGGATGTGGGTAAAGGTTTTGAAGGAGGATTGTCGCTAGTGATCATCGCGATGGTTCTTGACCGAATTTCACAAGGAATTAAGAAGAAGAAATCATAG
- a CDS encoding glycine betaine/L-proline ABC transporter ATP-binding protein, which yields MSENNVAIKVDKITKVFGKHPKDALRMLKDNMSKDDILKKTGMTVGVNQASFEVQNGEVFVIMGLSGSGKSTLVRLLNRLIEPTSGEIIVGDSNVTKMNQDELRQLRRKKMSMVFQQFALLPHKTILQNAEYGLEIQGIPKTTREKKAKEALELVGLGGYLDKYPTELSGGMQQRVGLARALANDPDILLMDEAFSALDPLIRKDMQDELLDLQQSVHKTIVFITHDLDEALRIGDRIALMKDGEIVQVGTAEEILMDPANDYVERFVEDVDLSKVLTAAHVMKRAETVPVDRGPRVALKLMKDHGVSTVYVVDKKRKLLGYLTADTADQAIKENKSIEDVLMTDTPSVSPDTLLADLFEPMARAEAPLAVTDENGRLKGIVVRGSLIGALAGNDTESESEVSS from the coding sequence ATGAGCGAAAATAACGTCGCCATTAAAGTGGACAAAATTACAAAGGTATTTGGAAAACATCCGAAAGATGCTCTCCGTATGTTGAAGGACAACATGTCCAAGGACGATATATTGAAGAAAACAGGCATGACGGTAGGCGTAAACCAAGCGTCCTTCGAAGTGCAAAACGGGGAAGTTTTCGTGATCATGGGGCTTTCGGGAAGCGGAAAATCAACGCTCGTCCGACTGCTCAACCGATTGATCGAACCGACTTCCGGCGAGATTATCGTCGGAGACAGCAACGTTACGAAGATGAATCAGGACGAATTACGGCAGTTGCGGAGAAAAAAGATGAGCATGGTGTTTCAACAGTTTGCGCTTCTCCCGCACAAAACCATCCTGCAAAACGCCGAATACGGGTTGGAGATCCAGGGCATTCCGAAAACGACACGCGAGAAAAAAGCGAAAGAAGCGTTGGAACTCGTAGGACTCGGCGGGTATCTCGACAAATATCCGACGGAATTGTCCGGCGGAATGCAGCAGCGTGTCGGGTTGGCGCGCGCCTTGGCTAATGATCCCGACATATTGTTGATGGATGAGGCGTTCAGTGCTCTTGATCCGTTGATCCGCAAAGACATGCAGGATGAATTGCTGGATTTGCAGCAATCCGTTCATAAGACGATTGTCTTCATTACACACGATTTGGACGAAGCGCTGCGTATCGGTGACCGCATTGCCTTAATGAAAGACGGTGAAATCGTCCAGGTCGGCACGGCCGAAGAAATCTTAATGGATCCCGCCAACGATTATGTGGAGCGGTTCGTCGAAGACGTAGATTTATCGAAAGTGTTGACTGCCGCCCACGTCATGAAAAGAGCTGAGACGGTGCCGGTAGACCGCGGACCGCGTGTTGCTTTGAAGTTAATGAAAGACCACGGAGTTTCCACGGTTTACGTAGTTGATAAGAAACGGAAATTGTTGGGGTATTTGACGGCAGACACCGCTGATCAAGCGATAAAAGAAAACAAGTCCATTGAGGACGTGCTCATGACTGATACTCCTTCAGTTAGTCCGGACACACTGTTGGCGGATTTGTTCGAACCGATGGCTCGAGCTGAGGCGCCGCTTGCCGTAACCGATGAAAACGGGCGATTGAAAGGAATCGTTGTGAGGGGTTCGCTGATTGGAGCGCTCGCTGGAAACGATACAGAAAGTGAAAGCGAGGTGAGCTCATAA
- a CDS encoding DUF3267 domain-containing protein — translation MNCLKSVRFARDYGSIRITIVSIGAMLAFFTVFYVAYIGLHPNLVVTRFNPPVFTASVLIVYPLHKLFHCLPVWAAGKKACFTVAMNDHRIPMLYCDIRQPISRNLAIACVTFPIAAVTAVTIAVCDWNPFLLPYMALIGAVNVGLSVTDCIYASYLLKAPANTYIEDFRDGFHILIQTMK, via the coding sequence ATGAACTGTTTGAAATCGGTCCGTTTTGCACGCGACTATGGCTCAATCCGGATAACGATCGTTTCCATCGGTGCGATGCTCGCTTTCTTCACGGTTTTTTACGTAGCCTATATTGGACTTCATCCGAATCTCGTCGTCACACGGTTCAACCCTCCCGTCTTTACGGCATCGGTACTCATCGTTTATCCGTTGCACAAATTGTTCCATTGTCTGCCTGTTTGGGCTGCCGGAAAAAAGGCGTGTTTCACCGTTGCCATGAATGATCATCGCATCCCGATGCTGTATTGCGACATCCGCCAACCGATTTCGCGCAACTTGGCCATTGCCTGCGTCACGTTTCCAATCGCAGCCGTTACGGCTGTCACGATCGCGGTTTGTGACTGGAATCCGTTCCTTCTTCCTTACATGGCTTTGATTGGCGCCGTCAACGTCGGCTTGAGCGTAACCGACTGTATTTACGCCTCCTACTTGTTGAAAGCGCCGGCGAACACGTACATTGAAGACTTTCGCGACGGATTTCATATCTTGATCCAAACGATGAAATAA
- a CDS encoding YpmS family protein: MKKGWKFAFFALLIVFAAFLAVLYGLYQHYLPEAGDSTFSIEGDVEPGKPIFSVSTTKQQLQPMINARIKRYNRMDRIRYKVVMKKDLIIKGVLDFLGSDIEFAMKMEPKVLRNGNMILKEKSIRLGLLQLPVPSVLKYIKDSADLPKSIKIAPKKKEVYVDLKSIHIEDQFYLAAKTFDLKKNKITFAVYTLPETE; encoded by the coding sequence TTGAAAAAAGGTTGGAAATTCGCTTTTTTTGCCTTGCTGATCGTGTTTGCCGCTTTTTTGGCTGTTTTGTACGGGTTGTATCAACATTATTTGCCGGAAGCCGGAGACAGCACGTTTTCGATCGAAGGAGATGTTGAGCCGGGGAAACCGATTTTCAGCGTATCGACGACGAAACAGCAACTGCAGCCGATGATTAATGCAAGAATCAAGCGTTACAACCGGATGGACCGCATTCGCTATAAAGTGGTCATGAAAAAGGATTTGATCATTAAAGGCGTCTTGGACTTCCTCGGTTCGGACATTGAATTCGCGATGAAAATGGAACCGAAAGTCTTGCGCAACGGGAACATGATTTTGAAAGAGAAATCGATCCGTTTAGGGCTGCTTCAGCTTCCGGTGCCGAGCGTTCTCAAATACATAAAGGACAGCGCGGATTTGCCGAAGTCGATCAAGATCGCTCCGAAAAAGAAGGAAGTATACGTCGACTTAAAGAGCATTCATATCGAGGATCAGTTTTATCTTGCAGCCAAAACGTTCGATTTGAAAAAAAACAAAATCACGTTCGCGGTTTACACGCTCCCGGAGACGGAATGA
- a CDS encoding peptidylprolyl isomerase, whose amino-acid sequence MKKLLTAVMAGLLVFALSACSNNGGDEVIVKTDAGNVTKSEFYKQLKQTAGKQVLQQMVYEKILDKKYDVSEKLEKEFNKYKDQQGDQFETWLHSQGFQNEEQFKQQLKLSLLIEKARMDGVKITEDEMKEYYDKHKVDQFTELKVSHILVKEESKAELIEQKLKNGADFAELAKKYSEDPGSAKDGGNVGYVTKNSQMVKPFLDAAFKLDVGEVSKPVKSQFGYHIIKVTDKKVKSFKEVKDQIKQTLKQQQAKPLEEVLSELNKEGNIKVKDDDFKDLFKVEKTDEKDKKSDSK is encoded by the coding sequence TTGAAAAAATTACTAACGGCTGTCATGGCCGGATTGTTGGTATTTGCCCTTTCCGCTTGTTCGAACAACGGCGGCGACGAAGTGATCGTGAAAACAGACGCCGGGAACGTGACGAAGAGCGAATTCTATAAACAATTGAAACAAACCGCCGGCAAACAAGTGTTGCAGCAGATGGTGTACGAGAAAATTCTTGACAAGAAATACGACGTCTCAGAAAAGTTGGAAAAGGAATTCAACAAATACAAAGATCAGCAAGGCGATCAATTCGAAACGTGGCTCCATTCGCAAGGATTTCAAAATGAGGAGCAATTTAAGCAGCAATTGAAATTAAGCCTGCTCATCGAAAAAGCGCGCATGGACGGCGTGAAAATTACCGAAGACGAGATGAAGGAATACTATGACAAGCATAAAGTCGACCAATTCACCGAGTTGAAGGTGAGCCATATTCTCGTCAAAGAGGAATCCAAAGCCGAATTGATTGAGCAAAAATTGAAAAACGGTGCAGACTTTGCCGAATTGGCGAAAAAATATTCCGAAGATCCCGGTTCCGCGAAAGACGGTGGAAACGTCGGTTATGTCACGAAAAACAGCCAAATGGTGAAGCCGTTCCTCGACGCTGCGTTTAAGCTCGACGTCGGAGAAGTGAGCAAACCCGTGAAATCGCAATTCGGTTACCATATCATTAAAGTGACCGACAAGAAAGTGAAGTCTTTCAAAGAAGTGAAAGATCAAATCAAGCAAACGCTGAAGCAGCAACAAGCGAAACCGCTTGAAGAAGTGTTAAGTGAATTGAACAAAGAAGGCAACATCAAAGTAAAAGACGACGACTTCAAAGACTTGTTCAAGGTTGAAAAAACAGATGAGAAAGACAAAAAGTCCGACAGCAAATAA
- a CDS encoding sporulation YhaL family protein, translating to MSSKAQGWTTLTAIAAVMILLWTDWFSAAYAFLTHVPWFVYLIIAGILYSGFKFVRLAKEDYDADQEWIEEEGDIFMRRMKRERERREHDAAQ from the coding sequence ATGAGCAGCAAAGCGCAAGGATGGACGACATTGACGGCGATCGCGGCGGTGATGATCCTGTTGTGGACGGATTGGTTTTCCGCCGCCTATGCATTTCTGACGCACGTCCCGTGGTTTGTTTATTTAATCATTGCCGGCATCCTCTACAGCGGTTTCAAATTCGTCCGTTTAGCGAAAGAAGATTATGATGCCGATCAGGAATGGATTGAGGAAGAAGGCGACATTTTCATGCGCCGGATGAAACGCGAAAGGGAACGGCGCGAACACGACGCCGCCCAATGA
- the yhaM gene encoding 3'-5' exoribonuclease YhaM gives MDKGIHQFEIGETVEKFMLIRSAKKAVASNGKPFLTLMLQDRTGEIEAKLWDCSGDDEKAYVAEKIVKVTAEMTSFRGKSQLRLKTLRLAASEDGVKIGDFLKSAPLTIEEMGDEITRYIFEMKNPKLQRLTRQLVKNHQEAFFTYPAAMRNHHEYISGLAYHVVSMLKLAKAIAQLYPSLNSDLLYAGVIVHDLGKVKELSGTISASYTFEGKLLGHIPIMIGEIGDTARELGIEGEEVTLLQHMVLSHHGKAEWGSPKAPLIKEAEVLHMIDNLDARMNMMDRALEITEPGAFTERIQPLDYRSFYKPSLPETTGGEDG, from the coding sequence ATGGACAAAGGCATTCATCAATTTGAAATCGGGGAAACGGTGGAAAAATTCATGCTGATCCGCTCGGCGAAAAAAGCGGTGGCGAGTAACGGAAAGCCGTTTTTGACGCTCATGCTGCAAGATCGGACAGGTGAAATTGAAGCGAAGTTGTGGGATTGTTCGGGAGATGACGAAAAGGCGTATGTCGCCGAAAAAATTGTAAAGGTGACCGCGGAAATGACGAGTTTTCGCGGGAAAAGTCAGTTGCGATTGAAGACGTTGCGGCTTGCTGCGTCGGAAGACGGGGTGAAAATCGGCGATTTCTTGAAGTCGGCGCCGTTGACGATCGAAGAAATGGGCGACGAAATTACCCGGTACATTTTCGAAATGAAAAATCCGAAGCTGCAACGGCTGACGAGGCAATTGGTGAAAAATCATCAAGAAGCATTTTTTACGTATCCGGCGGCGATGAGAAACCATCACGAATACATTTCCGGACTTGCGTATCATGTCGTTTCGATGTTAAAACTTGCGAAAGCGATCGCGCAATTGTACCCTTCGTTGAATTCCGATTTGTTGTACGCCGGTGTCATTGTCCACGATCTCGGGAAGGTCAAGGAGCTCTCGGGCACCATTTCCGCCTCTTACACATTTGAAGGCAAATTGCTTGGCCATATTCCGATCATGATCGGCGAAATCGGTGATACGGCGCGGGAACTTGGTATTGAAGGGGAAGAAGTGACTTTGTTGCAGCACATGGTGTTAAGTCATCACGGGAAGGCGGAGTGGGGAAGCCCAAAGGCGCCGTTGATCAAAGAGGCGGAAGTGCTTCACATGATCGACAATCTCGACGCGCGCATGAACATGATGGACCGCGCGTTGGAGATTACGGAACCTGGTGCGTTCACTGAACGCATCCAACCGCTCGATTACCGGTCTTTTTATAAACCGAGCCTTCCTGAGACCACGGGCGGGGAAGACGGTTAA
- a CDS encoding HAMP domain-containing sensor histidine kinase, protein MKFLNLTLTQRIWISFMALVLFVGVIIAVVYPISIQGALKQQAYQIIEQQQREKFHVISKPSQLRPEADQKGFLESRNAALSVSHLIVTNELTLLWGESVPDEVLRKMGQHAGNQTKNLGRYQLHYKDGTLFYVIRKKNFNGQPVYLISYMWGNYRNSLVKTLWTRLLVVLAIVGVLSIVPAFWLSRYLRRPLTMLGDRFEQIARRNWQTSFRWGQSDEFQRLSDQFEHMRQNLLRYDRSQKTFIQHASHELKTPIMIINSYAQSVKDGLFPKGDLGETMDVIISEAGRMEQRVKELLYYTKLDALKNESPQRTEVRFGSIVTDVVERLAVQQEGLRIAISGEDAVFYVDRQQWQVLIENLLENALRYAEREIQLHAAKVGEHMKLEVYNDGQPIAEQDLAHLFDPFYKGAKGKFGLGLAIVKSIVDLHGGEIRVKNEADGVRFVVTVAGKAAEA, encoded by the coding sequence ATGAAATTTCTTAACCTTACGTTAACACAGCGGATTTGGATTTCGTTCATGGCGCTCGTATTGTTCGTCGGAGTGATCATCGCCGTCGTCTACCCGATTTCAATCCAGGGGGCGTTGAAACAACAGGCTTATCAAATCATCGAGCAGCAACAGCGGGAAAAATTTCATGTCATTTCAAAACCTTCCCAACTCCGTCCCGAAGCGGACCAAAAAGGGTTCCTCGAAAGCCGTAACGCCGCGCTTTCCGTCAGTCACCTTATCGTTACGAACGAGCTCACGTTATTATGGGGGGAATCCGTTCCAGATGAAGTTCTGCGCAAAATGGGGCAGCATGCGGGAAACCAAACGAAGAACCTTGGCCGCTATCAATTGCATTATAAGGACGGGACGCTGTTTTACGTCATTCGAAAAAAGAACTTTAACGGCCAACCGGTCTATTTGATCTCCTACATGTGGGGGAATTACCGAAACAGTTTGGTTAAAACGCTGTGGACGCGATTACTCGTCGTGTTGGCCATCGTCGGCGTACTCAGTATCGTTCCTGCATTTTGGCTGTCACGTTATTTGCGCCGTCCGTTGACGATGCTCGGCGACCGGTTCGAACAAATCGCGCGCAGAAATTGGCAAACGTCGTTTCGCTGGGGGCAAAGCGATGAATTTCAGCGGCTGTCCGACCAATTTGAGCACATGCGGCAAAATTTGCTTCGTTACGACCGATCACAGAAGACGTTTATTCAACATGCGTCTCACGAGTTGAAAACGCCGATCATGATCATCAACAGTTACGCACAATCGGTAAAAGACGGCCTTTTCCCGAAAGGGGATCTCGGGGAAACGATGGACGTCATCATCAGTGAAGCGGGCCGCATGGAGCAGCGCGTGAAAGAATTGCTGTACTATACGAAGCTCGATGCATTAAAAAATGAATCGCCGCAGCGGACCGAAGTCCGGTTTGGGTCGATCGTCACTGATGTCGTCGAACGTCTGGCGGTACAACAGGAAGGTCTTCGAATTGCGATTTCGGGCGAAGATGCCGTGTTTTACGTCGATCGTCAGCAATGGCAAGTGTTGATTGAAAATTTACTGGAAAACGCGCTCAGGTATGCGGAAAGAGAGATCCAGCTGCATGCAGCGAAGGTCGGGGAGCACATGAAGCTCGAAGTGTATAATGATGGGCAGCCGATCGCCGAGCAAGATCTCGCTCATTTGTTCGATCCTTTTTATAAAGGAGCGAAAGGGAAATTCGGACTTGGTTTGGCGATTGTGAAAAGCATCGTTGACCTGCACGGCGGTGAAATTCGAGTGAAAAACGAAGCGGACGGCGTACGATTTGTCGTAACGGTTGCCGGGAAAGCGGCGGAGGCTTGA
- a CDS encoding response regulator transcription factor — MPRYHIGLVEDENNLAQVLKTYMEKEGWDVSVFHDGDSVLSQLDSEFDLWVLDIMLPGVDGYELLRKIKAKSDVPVVFISARDQDLDRILGLELGSDDYLAKPFLPKELVIRVRKLLSRVYEAGAPLKKYHVSSYCVDPLTRKVVAENGEEVDLTTKEFDLLLYLLNHLGETKSREEILRAVWGENYFGSDRAVDDVIRRLRKKMPRLDLETMYGSGYRIVSYEIS, encoded by the coding sequence GTGCCGCGTTATCATATCGGTCTCGTCGAAGACGAAAACAATCTCGCTCAAGTGTTAAAGACGTACATGGAAAAAGAAGGCTGGGACGTCTCGGTCTTTCACGACGGCGATTCAGTTCTCTCGCAGTTGGACAGCGAGTTTGATCTCTGGGTTCTCGATATCATGCTTCCCGGCGTCGACGGTTACGAATTGCTGCGCAAAATTAAAGCGAAATCCGATGTGCCGGTTGTTTTCATATCCGCCCGTGATCAGGATCTCGACCGCATTCTCGGTCTGGAACTCGGCAGCGACGATTATTTGGCCAAGCCGTTCCTGCCGAAAGAACTTGTCATTCGCGTGCGAAAATTGTTAAGCCGCGTATACGAAGCCGGTGCACCGTTAAAGAAGTACCACGTGTCAAGTTATTGCGTCGATCCGTTGACAAGAAAAGTCGTCGCTGAAAACGGGGAAGAGGTTGATTTAACGACGAAAGAATTCGATTTGCTTCTTTATCTGCTGAATCATCTCGGAGAAACAAAATCCCGGGAGGAGATTCTTCGCGCCGTTTGGGGCGAAAACTATTTTGGTTCCGATCGCGCGGTGGACGATGTCATTCGCCGGCTGCGCAAAAAAATGCCGCGCCTCGACTTGGAAACGATGTACGGGTCCGGTTACAGGATTGTTTCCTATGAAATTTCTTAA